One genomic window of Camelina sativa cultivar DH55 chromosome 5, Cs, whole genome shotgun sequence includes the following:
- the LOC104787761 gene encoding DNA polymerase zeta catalytic subunit-like isoform X1: MDESQSGSNVFSLRIVSIDYYMASPIPGFDICYSSFQGGEVNEVPVIRIYGSTPAGQKTCLHIHRALPYLYIPCSEIPLEQHKVDGSSTLDVSLELEKALKLKGNAASKRQHVHDCEIVRAKKFYGYHSTEEAFVKIYLYHPPDVARAASLLLSGAVLGKILQPYESHIPFILQFLVDYNLYGMGHVHISKMKFRNPVPHHFVPRRFDLEDCAGKIDKVATTKENLSAAASVSFPVWSLSTIPGQWMWKPFEESDTPLSQSQHRDHYRRQSLCELEGDATVSGNFPETKYNYFCYIYERTFELAFSLVDILNQQFKMYNSLSQAQSDTNMVQSLVAIWEEEYERTGMHDAPIPPDPGKPSAADVLKTMSDYAGFKTKLKEMHNEVELSPSDMNPIAVSSAGPDMHAKPEITDLQVLNHMVGTRSIYPASEQLSPLGDKSGEASMGNDEYITTPTDRGTPAETQDAEALGLFKWFASSQAAEDINSDDEILRETILSPLLPLASMNKVLEMASTDYVSQSQKECQDILDSQEDLPDFGSSTKRDLPSNPDSHNLISSSDKQSLETVVASDVPDISTSNGESENSFQRYRKSDKNKNRSFSKSNKPSNSVWGPLPFTLTKNLQKDFDSTNASVKLGLTKISSDPMNEMTDYNVPLKEHQADVCNTIDRNVLAGCSLRDLMRKKRLCHGDSPVSQHMKCRKVLPQTRDSRSGKKKECTSRAEAKKQGPALSAELSEFDYGDAPPTLSPMGVGNCECNISTQSSELHSVDRCSAKETAGQSSDEISRKFSSTTVPLGQDPQTMDSETLVSSNKLVEIEIDDVQKPGVEHESTANGIDETGRLICLTLNKKPPSLDCLSAGLQDSAHSNEIPAQFHHAREKQHGGYERNSKEIPFFPLKDIEFNKDEKKHLFDGASIGIPFHHLNDGSNLYLLTPALSPPPVDSVLQWISNDKGPGDSEIYSKNQPLGDEHIDHGASFTDLASASNVMSVSEHMQHHNKNSESNAYTESDIDLKHKGNSLNFQTSVSQEMSQISGPDGTSGPTPLSQIGFRDPASMGAGQQLTVLSIEVHAESRGDLRPDPRFDSVNVIALVVQNDDNFATEVFVLLFSPDCIDQRNVDGLSGCKLSVFVEEKQLFSFFIETLCKWDPDILLGWDIQGGSIGYLAERAAQLGIRFLNNISRTPSPTTTSDSNKRKLANSLLPDPLVADPAQVEEVVIEDEWGRTHASGVHVGGRIVLNAWRLIRGEVKLNMYTIEAVSEAVLRQKIPSIPYKVLTEWFSSGPAGARYRCIEYVIRRANLNLEILSQLDMINRTSELARVFGIEFFSVLSRGSQYRVESMLLRLAHTQNYLAISPGNQQVASQPAMECVPLVMEPESAFYDDPVIVLDFQSLYPSMIIAYNLCFSTCLGKLAHLKMNTLGVSSYSLDLDVLQDLNQIMQTPNSVMYVPPEVRSGILPRLLEEILSTRIMVKKAMKKLTPSEAVLHRIFNARQLALKLIANVTYGYTAAGFSGRMPCAELADSIVQCGRSTLEKAISFVNANDKWNARVVYGDTDSMFVLLKGRTVKEAFLVGQEIASAISEMNPHPVTLKMEKVYHPCFLLTKKRYVGYSYESPDQSEPIFDAKGIETVRRDTCEAVAKTMEQSLRLFFEKKNISKVKTYLYRQWKRILSGRVSLQDFVFAKEVRLGTYSTRDSSLLPPAAIVATKSMRADPRTEPRYAERVPYVVIHGEPGARLVDMVVDPLVLLDIDTPYRLNDLYYINKQIIPALQRVFGLVGADLNQWFLEMPRATRISLGQRPLNSRNSHKARIDYFYLSKHCILCGEVVQESAQLCNRCLKNKSAAAATMIWKTSKLEREMQHLATICRHCGGGDWIVQCGVKCNSLACSVFYERRKVQKELRGLASIATESDLYPKCMAEWF; encoded by the exons CTTAAGGGAAACGCTGCTTCAAAAAGGCAACATGTCCATGATTGTGAGATTGTTAGAGCAAAGAAGTTCTATGGGTACCATTCAACAGAGGAGGCATTTGTTAAGATTTATCT CTACCATCCACCCGATGTGGCTCGTGCTGCCAGTCTTCTTCTG tCAGGTGCTgttcttggtaaaattttgcAGCCTTACGAGTCTCATATTCCCTTTATTCTCCAGTTTCTG GTTGATTATAATTTGTATGGAATGGGTCATGTGCATATATCAAAGATGAAGTTCCGTAATCCAGTGCCTCACCATTTCGTTCCAAGGAGATTTGATTTGGAAGATTGTGCGGGAAAGATTGACAAAGTGGCTACTACAAAG GAAAATTTAAGTGCTGCTGCAAGCGTCAGTTTTCCTGTTTGGAGCTTGTCAACAATCCCAGGTCAATGGATGTGGAAGCCCTTCGAAGAATCTGATACACCGTTGAGTCAGAGCCAGCATAGGGACCATTACAGACGTCAGAGTCTCTGTGAACTTGAGGGAGATGCTACTGTTAGTGGTAATTTTCCTGAAAcgaaatataattatttttgttacatttatgAACGGACCTTTGAACTAGCTTTTTCTCTTGTAGATATTCTCAATCAACAGTTTAAAATGTACAACTCCCTTTCACAAGCCCAGTCTGATACGAACATGGTTCAGTCGCTTGTGGCAATTTGGGAG GAGGAGTATGAAAGGACTGGCATGCATGATGCACCTATACCTCCTGATCCGGGCAAACCTTCTGCAGCTGATGTGTTGAAGACTATGTCAGATTATGCTGGGTTTAAGACTAAACTTAAAGAAATGCATAACGAAGTTGAATTGTCTCCATCTGATATGAATCCTATTGCGGTATCGTCAGCCGGTCCAGATATGCATGCCAAACCTGAAATTACTGATCTGCAGGTTTTGAATCATATGGTTGGTACACGCAGTATTTATCCTGCATCAGAACAGCTTTCTCCTCTTGGTGATAAGAGTGGAGAAGCATCAATGGGAAATGATGAATATATCACAACACCCACGGACAGAGGGACACCTGCTGAAACACAAGATGCTGAAGCCTTGGGTCTCTTTAAGTGGTTTGCCTCATCCCAGGCTGCAGAGGACATAAACTCTGATGATGAAATCCTCCGGGAAACTATCCTTAGTCCTCTTTTGCCTTTAGCGTCCATGAACAAGGTTCTTGAAATGGCGAGTACAGATTATGTGAGCCAATCCCAAAAGGAATGTCAAGACATTCTTGATTCTCAGGAGGATCTACCAGACTTTGGGAGTTCAACAAAAAGAGATTTACCTAGTAATCCTGATAGCCATAATCTTATATCTTCATCAGACAAACAATCTCTTGAAACAGTAGTCGCTAGTGATGTTCCAGATATCTCCACTTCAAATGGAGAAAGCGAAAATTCATTCCAAAGATACAGAAAGAGTGATAAGAATAAGAACAGGAGCTTCTCTAAGAGCAACAAGCCTAGCAACTCAGTATGGGGACCTTTACCTTTTACACTGACCAAAAATCTTCAGAAGGACTTTGACAGTACAAATGCTAGTGTTAAACTTGGTTTAACAAAGATTAGTTCAGATCCTATGAATGAGATGACAGACTATAATGTTCCACTCAAAGAACATCAAGCAGATGTTTGTAACACGATCGACAGAAACGTTTTGGCTGGATGTTCTCTGCGGGACTTGATGAGAAAAAAACGGTTATGCCATGGAGACTCGCCTGTTTCACAACATATGAAGTGTAGGAAGGTTCTACCACAGACCAGAGATTCCCGATCCGGGAAAAAAAAGGAGTGCACCTCGAGAGCTGAGGCAAAAAAACAAGGTCCTGCTCTTTCTGCAGAATTAAGTGAATTTGATTATGGCGATGCCCCTCCAACTTTATCTCCTATGGGTGTTGGGAATTGCGAGTGTAATATATCCACTCAGTCATCTGAACTTCATTCTGTTGATAGATGTTCGGCTAAAGAGACAGCAGGTCAAAGCAGTGATGAAATTTCAAGGAAATTTTCATCTACCACTGTTCCACTTGGTCAGGATCCGCAAACTATGGATTCAGAAACATTGGTGTCTAGCAATAAACTTGTTGAGATTGAAATAGATGATGTCCAAAAACCTGGGGTGGAGCACGAGTCAACTGCCAATGGAATTGATGAGACAGGAAGATTAATATGCCTAACCTTAAACAAGAAGCCTCCTTCTCTCGATTGCTTAAGTGCTGGACTGCAGGATTCTGCACATTCTAATGAAATTCCCGCTCAGTTTCATCATGCTAGAGAAAAACAGCATGGCGGATATG AGCGGAATTCCAAGGAGATCCCATTTTTTCCCTTGAAGGACATTGAATTCAACAAGGATGAAAAGAAACACTTGTTCGACGGAGCTTCCATTGGTATTCCCTTCCATCATCTCAATGACGGTTCCAACCTTTACCTACTGACCCCTGCCTTGTCGCCGCCTCCTGTGGATTCTGTTTTACAATGGATATCGAATGACAAAG GTCCAGGAGACTCtgaaatttattcaaaaaatcaacCATTAGGAGATGAGCATATTGATCATGGGGCGAGTTTCACTGATCTTGCTTCTGCATCTAATGTGATGTCTGTGTCTGAGCACATGCAGCACCATAATAAGAATTCAGAATCAAATGCTTATACAGAGTCTGATATAGATCTGAAACACAAAGGAAATAGTCTTAACTTTCAGACTAGTGTTTCCCAAGAGATGTCTCAGATTTCAGGTCCTGATGGGACATCAGGGCCCACTCCCTTAAGTCAAATTGGATTCCGAGATCCTGCGAGCATGGGGGCAGGGCAACAGCTTACAGTGCTGAGTATAGAG GTTCATGCAGAGTCTAGAGGGGACCTGCGACCTGATCCACGATTTGATTCTGTCAATGTCATAGCTCTCGTCGTGCAGAATGACGATAATTTTGCAACTGAAGTATTTGTGCTTTTATTTAGTCCAGATTGCATTGATCAGAG GAATGTTGATGGCCTATCTGGATGCAAGTTGTCTGTCTTCGTTGAAGAGAAGCAACTATTCAGTTTTTTCATTGAGACCTTATGTAAATGGGATCCAGATATTCTTTTGGGCTGGGATATACAGGGTGGATCCATTGGTTATTTGGCTGAAAGGGCTGCACAGCTTGGTATAAGATTTCTCAATAATATATCTAGGACGCCATCCCCGACCACGACCAGTGATTCAAATAAGAGAAAGCTTGCTAATAGTCTACTGCCAGACCCGTTGGTAGCTGATCCTGCTCAAGTAGAAGAAGTGGTAATTGAGGACGAGTGGGGCCGCACACATGCTAGTGGTGTCCATGTTGGAGGTCGAATTGTTCTCAATGCATGGCGTTTGATTCGCGGGGAAGTTAAACTCAACATGTACACGATTGAAGCTGTGTCAGAGGCTGTTTTGAGGCAAAAGATTCCATCAATCCCCTATAAAGTATTGACAGAATGGTTTTCGAGTGGTCCTGCTGGTGCAAGATATCGATGCATAGAATATGTGATTCGCCGAGCAAATTTGAACCTTGAGATTCTGAGCCAACTTGACATG ATAAATCGTACGTCAGAACTTGCACGTGTTTTTGGCATAGAATTTTTCTCAGTTCTCTCCCGAGGTTCCCAATACAGAGTGGAATCCATGCTTTTAAGATTAGCACATACACAAAATTATCTTGCCATATCTCCAGGAAATCAACAG GTTGCTTCTCAGCCAGCTATGGAATGTGTACCTCTTGTGATGGAACCAGAGTCTGCATTCTACGATGATCCTGTTATTGTGTTGGATTTTCAATCTCTCTACCCTTCAATGATTATAGCATATAATTTGTGCTTTTCTACATGTCTCGGAAAACTTGCACATTTGAAGATGAACACCCTTGGGGTCAGCTCATACTCTCTAGACCTTGATGTTCTTCAGGATTTAAATCAGATCATGCAGACCCCAAACAGTGTGATGTACGTGCCACCAGAG GTACGTAGTGGAATTTTACCAAGGCTGCTAGAGGAAATTTTATCTACAAGAATAATGGTGAAAAAAGCAATGAAAAAGTTGACTCCTTCAGAAGCAGTTCTTCACCGG ATATTTAATGCGAGGCAGCTTGCTTTAAAGCTAATAGCAAATGTGACTTATGGCTATACTGCTGCTGGCTTCAGTGGTCGAATGCCTTGTGCAGAGCTGGCAGATAGCATTGTCCAGTGTGGTCGTAGCACACTTGAGAAGGCTATTTCGTTCGTCAATGCAAATGATAAATGGAACGCTAGAGTTGTGTATGGTGACACTGATAG TATGTTTGTCCTCCTCAAAGGACGGACCGTAAAAGAAGCTTTTTTAGTTGGACAAGAGATTGCATCTGCAATATCTGAAATGAACCCACACCCAGTCACTTTAAAGATGGAGAAAGTCTATCACCCTTGTTTCCTTCTTACTAAGAAGCGCTATGTTGGGTACAGTTATGAAAGTCCAGATCAGAGTGAGCCTATATTTGATGCAAAAGGTATTGAAACTGTTCGAAGAGACACTTGTGAAGCCGTTGCAAAAACTATGGAGCAATCGTTGAGACTcttttttgaaaagaagaacATCTCTAAG GTTAAGACATACTTGTATAGACAGTGGAAGCGGATACTATCAGGGAGAGTGTCTCTCCAAGATTTTGTCTTTGCAAAAGAAGTTCGGTTGGGGACTTATAGCACAAGAGACTCTTCACTCCTTCCTCCAGCAGCTATTGTGGCAACCAAATCAATGAGAGCAGACCCTCGGACAGAGCCACGCTATGCTGAACGAGTGCCTTATGTTGTGATCCATGGGGAGCCTGGAGCTCGACTTGTTGATATGGTGGTGGACCCACTGGTTCTTTTGGACATCGATACACCCTACCGATTGAATGACTTATACTacatcaacaaacaaattatacCAGCTTTGCAAAGGGTGTTTGGACTTGTGGGTGCAGACTTAAACCAGTGGTTTTTGGAGATGCCCCGTGCCACCAGAATTTCCCTTGGTCAACGTCCCTTAAACTCTAGAAACTCGCACAAAGCTagaattgattatttttatcTCTCGAAACATTGCATCTTGTGTGGGGAAGTTGTTCAGGAATCTGCTCAGCTATGCAACCGGTGcctcaaaaataaaagtgcTGCTGCTGCAACCATGATTTGGAAGACTTCAaaattggagagagagatgcaaCACCTAGCCACG ATATGCAGACACTGTGGTGGGGGAGACTGGATTGTGCAATGCGGAGTGAAATGCAATTCCCTCGCTTGCTCAGTCTTTTACGAGAGACGGAAAGTTCAGAAGGAACTTCGTGGCCTCGCCTCCATTGCTACAGAGAGTGACCTTTACCCGAAATGCATGGCTGAGTGGTTCTAA
- the LOC104787761 gene encoding DNA polymerase zeta catalytic subunit-like isoform X2, producing the protein MDESQSGSNVFSLRIVSIDYYMASPIPGFDICYSSFQGGEVNEVPVIRIYGSTPAGQKTCLHIHRALPYLYIPCSEIPLEQHKVDGSSTLDVSLELEKALKLKGNAASKRQHVHDCEIVRAKKFYGYHSTEEAFVKIYLYHPPDVARAASLLLSGAVLGKILQPYESHIPFILQFLVDYNLYGMGHVHISKMKFRNPVPHHFVPRRFDLEDCAGKIDKVATTKQENLSAAASVSFPVWSLSTIPGQWMWKPFEESDTPLSQSQHRDHYRRQSLCELEGDATVSDILNQQFKMYNSLSQAQSDTNMVQSLVAIWEEEYERTGMHDAPIPPDPGKPSAADVLKTMSDYAGFKTKLKEMHNEVELSPSDMNPIAVSSAGPDMHAKPEITDLQVLNHMVGTRSIYPASEQLSPLGDKSGEASMGNDEYITTPTDRGTPAETQDAEALGLFKWFASSQAAEDINSDDEILRETILSPLLPLASMNKVLEMASTDYVSQSQKECQDILDSQEDLPDFGSSTKRDLPSNPDSHNLISSSDKQSLETVVASDVPDISTSNGESENSFQRYRKSDKNKNRSFSKSNKPSNSVWGPLPFTLTKNLQKDFDSTNASVKLGLTKISSDPMNEMTDYNVPLKEHQADVCNTIDRNVLAGCSLRDLMRKKRLCHGDSPVSQHMKCRKVLPQTRDSRSGKKKECTSRAEAKKQGPALSAELSEFDYGDAPPTLSPMGVGNCECNISTQSSELHSVDRCSAKETAGQSSDEISRKFSSTTVPLGQDPQTMDSETLVSSNKLVEIEIDDVQKPGVEHESTANGIDETGRLICLTLNKKPPSLDCLSAGLQDSAHSNEIPAQFHHAREKQHGGYERNSKEIPFFPLKDIEFNKDEKKHLFDGASIGIPFHHLNDGSNLYLLTPALSPPPVDSVLQWISNDKGPGDSEIYSKNQPLGDEHIDHGASFTDLASASNVMSVSEHMQHHNKNSESNAYTESDIDLKHKGNSLNFQTSVSQEMSQISGPDGTSGPTPLSQIGFRDPASMGAGQQLTVLSIEVHAESRGDLRPDPRFDSVNVIALVVQNDDNFATEVFVLLFSPDCIDQRNVDGLSGCKLSVFVEEKQLFSFFIETLCKWDPDILLGWDIQGGSIGYLAERAAQLGIRFLNNISRTPSPTTTSDSNKRKLANSLLPDPLVADPAQVEEVVIEDEWGRTHASGVHVGGRIVLNAWRLIRGEVKLNMYTIEAVSEAVLRQKIPSIPYKVLTEWFSSGPAGARYRCIEYVIRRANLNLEILSQLDMINRTSELARVFGIEFFSVLSRGSQYRVESMLLRLAHTQNYLAISPGNQQVASQPAMECVPLVMEPESAFYDDPVIVLDFQSLYPSMIIAYNLCFSTCLGKLAHLKMNTLGVSSYSLDLDVLQDLNQIMQTPNSVMYVPPEVRSGILPRLLEEILSTRIMVKKAMKKLTPSEAVLHRIFNARQLALKLIANVTYGYTAAGFSGRMPCAELADSIVQCGRSTLEKAISFVNANDKWNARVVYGDTDSMFVLLKGRTVKEAFLVGQEIASAISEMNPHPVTLKMEKVYHPCFLLTKKRYVGYSYESPDQSEPIFDAKGIETVRRDTCEAVAKTMEQSLRLFFEKKNISKVKTYLYRQWKRILSGRVSLQDFVFAKEVRLGTYSTRDSSLLPPAAIVATKSMRADPRTEPRYAERVPYVVIHGEPGARLVDMVVDPLVLLDIDTPYRLNDLYYINKQIIPALQRVFGLVGADLNQWFLEMPRATRISLGQRPLNSRNSHKARIDYFYLSKHCILCGEVVQESAQLCNRCLKNKSAAAATMIWKTSKLEREMQHLATICRHCGGGDWIVQCGVKCNSLACSVFYERRKVQKELRGLASIATESDLYPKCMAEWF; encoded by the exons CTTAAGGGAAACGCTGCTTCAAAAAGGCAACATGTCCATGATTGTGAGATTGTTAGAGCAAAGAAGTTCTATGGGTACCATTCAACAGAGGAGGCATTTGTTAAGATTTATCT CTACCATCCACCCGATGTGGCTCGTGCTGCCAGTCTTCTTCTG tCAGGTGCTgttcttggtaaaattttgcAGCCTTACGAGTCTCATATTCCCTTTATTCTCCAGTTTCTG GTTGATTATAATTTGTATGGAATGGGTCATGTGCATATATCAAAGATGAAGTTCCGTAATCCAGTGCCTCACCATTTCGTTCCAAGGAGATTTGATTTGGAAGATTGTGCGGGAAAGATTGACAAAGTGGCTACTACAAAG CAGGAAAATTTAAGTGCTGCTGCAAGCGTCAGTTTTCCTGTTTGGAGCTTGTCAACAATCCCAGGTCAATGGATGTGGAAGCCCTTCGAAGAATCTGATACACCGTTGAGTCAGAGCCAGCATAGGGACCATTACAGACGTCAGAGTCTCTGTGAACTTGAGGGAGATGCTACTGTTAGTG ATATTCTCAATCAACAGTTTAAAATGTACAACTCCCTTTCACAAGCCCAGTCTGATACGAACATGGTTCAGTCGCTTGTGGCAATTTGGGAG GAGGAGTATGAAAGGACTGGCATGCATGATGCACCTATACCTCCTGATCCGGGCAAACCTTCTGCAGCTGATGTGTTGAAGACTATGTCAGATTATGCTGGGTTTAAGACTAAACTTAAAGAAATGCATAACGAAGTTGAATTGTCTCCATCTGATATGAATCCTATTGCGGTATCGTCAGCCGGTCCAGATATGCATGCCAAACCTGAAATTACTGATCTGCAGGTTTTGAATCATATGGTTGGTACACGCAGTATTTATCCTGCATCAGAACAGCTTTCTCCTCTTGGTGATAAGAGTGGAGAAGCATCAATGGGAAATGATGAATATATCACAACACCCACGGACAGAGGGACACCTGCTGAAACACAAGATGCTGAAGCCTTGGGTCTCTTTAAGTGGTTTGCCTCATCCCAGGCTGCAGAGGACATAAACTCTGATGATGAAATCCTCCGGGAAACTATCCTTAGTCCTCTTTTGCCTTTAGCGTCCATGAACAAGGTTCTTGAAATGGCGAGTACAGATTATGTGAGCCAATCCCAAAAGGAATGTCAAGACATTCTTGATTCTCAGGAGGATCTACCAGACTTTGGGAGTTCAACAAAAAGAGATTTACCTAGTAATCCTGATAGCCATAATCTTATATCTTCATCAGACAAACAATCTCTTGAAACAGTAGTCGCTAGTGATGTTCCAGATATCTCCACTTCAAATGGAGAAAGCGAAAATTCATTCCAAAGATACAGAAAGAGTGATAAGAATAAGAACAGGAGCTTCTCTAAGAGCAACAAGCCTAGCAACTCAGTATGGGGACCTTTACCTTTTACACTGACCAAAAATCTTCAGAAGGACTTTGACAGTACAAATGCTAGTGTTAAACTTGGTTTAACAAAGATTAGTTCAGATCCTATGAATGAGATGACAGACTATAATGTTCCACTCAAAGAACATCAAGCAGATGTTTGTAACACGATCGACAGAAACGTTTTGGCTGGATGTTCTCTGCGGGACTTGATGAGAAAAAAACGGTTATGCCATGGAGACTCGCCTGTTTCACAACATATGAAGTGTAGGAAGGTTCTACCACAGACCAGAGATTCCCGATCCGGGAAAAAAAAGGAGTGCACCTCGAGAGCTGAGGCAAAAAAACAAGGTCCTGCTCTTTCTGCAGAATTAAGTGAATTTGATTATGGCGATGCCCCTCCAACTTTATCTCCTATGGGTGTTGGGAATTGCGAGTGTAATATATCCACTCAGTCATCTGAACTTCATTCTGTTGATAGATGTTCGGCTAAAGAGACAGCAGGTCAAAGCAGTGATGAAATTTCAAGGAAATTTTCATCTACCACTGTTCCACTTGGTCAGGATCCGCAAACTATGGATTCAGAAACATTGGTGTCTAGCAATAAACTTGTTGAGATTGAAATAGATGATGTCCAAAAACCTGGGGTGGAGCACGAGTCAACTGCCAATGGAATTGATGAGACAGGAAGATTAATATGCCTAACCTTAAACAAGAAGCCTCCTTCTCTCGATTGCTTAAGTGCTGGACTGCAGGATTCTGCACATTCTAATGAAATTCCCGCTCAGTTTCATCATGCTAGAGAAAAACAGCATGGCGGATATG AGCGGAATTCCAAGGAGATCCCATTTTTTCCCTTGAAGGACATTGAATTCAACAAGGATGAAAAGAAACACTTGTTCGACGGAGCTTCCATTGGTATTCCCTTCCATCATCTCAATGACGGTTCCAACCTTTACCTACTGACCCCTGCCTTGTCGCCGCCTCCTGTGGATTCTGTTTTACAATGGATATCGAATGACAAAG GTCCAGGAGACTCtgaaatttattcaaaaaatcaacCATTAGGAGATGAGCATATTGATCATGGGGCGAGTTTCACTGATCTTGCTTCTGCATCTAATGTGATGTCTGTGTCTGAGCACATGCAGCACCATAATAAGAATTCAGAATCAAATGCTTATACAGAGTCTGATATAGATCTGAAACACAAAGGAAATAGTCTTAACTTTCAGACTAGTGTTTCCCAAGAGATGTCTCAGATTTCAGGTCCTGATGGGACATCAGGGCCCACTCCCTTAAGTCAAATTGGATTCCGAGATCCTGCGAGCATGGGGGCAGGGCAACAGCTTACAGTGCTGAGTATAGAG GTTCATGCAGAGTCTAGAGGGGACCTGCGACCTGATCCACGATTTGATTCTGTCAATGTCATAGCTCTCGTCGTGCAGAATGACGATAATTTTGCAACTGAAGTATTTGTGCTTTTATTTAGTCCAGATTGCATTGATCAGAG GAATGTTGATGGCCTATCTGGATGCAAGTTGTCTGTCTTCGTTGAAGAGAAGCAACTATTCAGTTTTTTCATTGAGACCTTATGTAAATGGGATCCAGATATTCTTTTGGGCTGGGATATACAGGGTGGATCCATTGGTTATTTGGCTGAAAGGGCTGCACAGCTTGGTATAAGATTTCTCAATAATATATCTAGGACGCCATCCCCGACCACGACCAGTGATTCAAATAAGAGAAAGCTTGCTAATAGTCTACTGCCAGACCCGTTGGTAGCTGATCCTGCTCAAGTAGAAGAAGTGGTAATTGAGGACGAGTGGGGCCGCACACATGCTAGTGGTGTCCATGTTGGAGGTCGAATTGTTCTCAATGCATGGCGTTTGATTCGCGGGGAAGTTAAACTCAACATGTACACGATTGAAGCTGTGTCAGAGGCTGTTTTGAGGCAAAAGATTCCATCAATCCCCTATAAAGTATTGACAGAATGGTTTTCGAGTGGTCCTGCTGGTGCAAGATATCGATGCATAGAATATGTGATTCGCCGAGCAAATTTGAACCTTGAGATTCTGAGCCAACTTGACATG ATAAATCGTACGTCAGAACTTGCACGTGTTTTTGGCATAGAATTTTTCTCAGTTCTCTCCCGAGGTTCCCAATACAGAGTGGAATCCATGCTTTTAAGATTAGCACATACACAAAATTATCTTGCCATATCTCCAGGAAATCAACAG GTTGCTTCTCAGCCAGCTATGGAATGTGTACCTCTTGTGATGGAACCAGAGTCTGCATTCTACGATGATCCTGTTATTGTGTTGGATTTTCAATCTCTCTACCCTTCAATGATTATAGCATATAATTTGTGCTTTTCTACATGTCTCGGAAAACTTGCACATTTGAAGATGAACACCCTTGGGGTCAGCTCATACTCTCTAGACCTTGATGTTCTTCAGGATTTAAATCAGATCATGCAGACCCCAAACAGTGTGATGTACGTGCCACCAGAG GTACGTAGTGGAATTTTACCAAGGCTGCTAGAGGAAATTTTATCTACAAGAATAATGGTGAAAAAAGCAATGAAAAAGTTGACTCCTTCAGAAGCAGTTCTTCACCGG ATATTTAATGCGAGGCAGCTTGCTTTAAAGCTAATAGCAAATGTGACTTATGGCTATACTGCTGCTGGCTTCAGTGGTCGAATGCCTTGTGCAGAGCTGGCAGATAGCATTGTCCAGTGTGGTCGTAGCACACTTGAGAAGGCTATTTCGTTCGTCAATGCAAATGATAAATGGAACGCTAGAGTTGTGTATGGTGACACTGATAG TATGTTTGTCCTCCTCAAAGGACGGACCGTAAAAGAAGCTTTTTTAGTTGGACAAGAGATTGCATCTGCAATATCTGAAATGAACCCACACCCAGTCACTTTAAAGATGGAGAAAGTCTATCACCCTTGTTTCCTTCTTACTAAGAAGCGCTATGTTGGGTACAGTTATGAAAGTCCAGATCAGAGTGAGCCTATATTTGATGCAAAAGGTATTGAAACTGTTCGAAGAGACACTTGTGAAGCCGTTGCAAAAACTATGGAGCAATCGTTGAGACTcttttttgaaaagaagaacATCTCTAAG GTTAAGACATACTTGTATAGACAGTGGAAGCGGATACTATCAGGGAGAGTGTCTCTCCAAGATTTTGTCTTTGCAAAAGAAGTTCGGTTGGGGACTTATAGCACAAGAGACTCTTCACTCCTTCCTCCAGCAGCTATTGTGGCAACCAAATCAATGAGAGCAGACCCTCGGACAGAGCCACGCTATGCTGAACGAGTGCCTTATGTTGTGATCCATGGGGAGCCTGGAGCTCGACTTGTTGATATGGTGGTGGACCCACTGGTTCTTTTGGACATCGATACACCCTACCGATTGAATGACTTATACTacatcaacaaacaaattatacCAGCTTTGCAAAGGGTGTTTGGACTTGTGGGTGCAGACTTAAACCAGTGGTTTTTGGAGATGCCCCGTGCCACCAGAATTTCCCTTGGTCAACGTCCCTTAAACTCTAGAAACTCGCACAAAGCTagaattgattatttttatcTCTCGAAACATTGCATCTTGTGTGGGGAAGTTGTTCAGGAATCTGCTCAGCTATGCAACCGGTGcctcaaaaataaaagtgcTGCTGCTGCAACCATGATTTGGAAGACTTCAaaattggagagagagatgcaaCACCTAGCCACG ATATGCAGACACTGTGGTGGGGGAGACTGGATTGTGCAATGCGGAGTGAAATGCAATTCCCTCGCTTGCTCAGTCTTTTACGAGAGACGGAAAGTTCAGAAGGAACTTCGTGGCCTCGCCTCCATTGCTACAGAGAGTGACCTTTACCCGAAATGCATGGCTGAGTGGTTCTAA